From one Rhodamnia argentea isolate NSW1041297 chromosome 1, ASM2092103v1, whole genome shotgun sequence genomic stretch:
- the LOC115750668 gene encoding trans-resveratrol di-O-methyltransferase-like, whose product MDLGNGDGDATASELLQAEAHVWNHVCSFINSMCLKCAIQLGIPDIIHDHGRPMTLLELVSVLNIQPNKAHCIQRLMRILVHSGFFELRDLKEEDRQTGYALTGASRLLVKSNPLSVAPFALLTLEPFSMEPWQYLSAWLGGGEDVAPSTIEMAHGVPAWELSRRDPKVSVLFNEAMASDSRLIAKVVVDTCGGVFEGLSSVVDVGGGSGTMGKAIAAAFPHLECTVFDQPHVVDGLVGSERLKFVGGDMFVEIPPADAIFLKWILHNWSDEKCIEILKQCKEAVSSRGKVGKVIMIDMVVGNQTEDHRSIETQLFFDLSMMLTFNGKERDEKEWEKLFVGAGFGAYKIVTHLGLRSLIEIYP is encoded by the exons ATGGATTTGGGTAATGGAGATGGGGATGCAACCGCTAGCGAACTCCTCCAAGCTGAAGCGCATGTATGGAATCACGTATGTAGCTTCATCAACTCAATGTGCTTAAAGTGTGCCATTCAATTAGGCATACCTGACATAATCCACGACCATGGCCGACCCATGACCCTCCTCGAACTCGTCTCTGTTCTCAATATCCAACCAAACAAAGCTCACTGTATCCAACGCCTCATGCGCATCCTCGTCCACTCCGGCTTCTTTGAACTACGGGACCTCAAAGAAGAGGATCGCCAAACTGGGTATGCGCTCACCGGCGCGTCTCGGCTCCTTGTGAAGAGCAATCCCTTAAGCGTGGCTCCCTTCGCGCTCCTCACGCTCGAACCTTTCTCCATGGAGCCGTGGCAGTATCTGAGCGCGTGGTTGGGGGGTGGAGAAGATGTCGCCCCATCAACGATCGAGATGGCGCATGGCGTACCCGCGTGGGAGCTCTCGAGGCGCGATCCCAAGGTCAGCGTCTTGTTCAACGAGGCGATGGCGAGCGACTCGAGATTGATAGCAAAGGTGGTGGTGGATACATGCGGGGGAGTGTTCGAGGGGTTGAGCTCGGTGGTCGACGTGGGAGGTGGGTCGGGGACGATGGGTAAGGCAATCGCGGCTGCGTTCCCGCACTTGGAGTGCACGGTGTTCGATCAGCCACACGTGGTGGATGGTTTGGTCGGAAGTGAGAGGTTGAAGTTTGTTGGAGGCGACATGTTTGTGGAGATTCCCCCTGCGGATGCGATCTTTCTCAAG TGGATATTGCACAATTGGAGTGACGAAAAATGCATCGAGATACTGAAGCAATGCAAAGAAGCGGTGTCGAGTCGAGGCAAGGTTGGAAAAGTGATTATGATAGATATGGTTGTAGGGAATCAAACAGAAGATCACAGATCCATCGAAACGCAACTCTTCTTTGACCTGTCGATGATGCTTACCTTcaatggaaaagaaagggaTGAAAAGGAATGGGAAAAGCTGTTTGTTGGTGCTGGCTTTGGTGCTTACAAGATTGTCACTCATTTGGGCCTTCGATCCCTTATTGAGATTTATCCTTGA
- the LOC115750657 gene encoding trans-resveratrol di-O-methyltransferase-like, whose protein sequence is MSLGNGEGDATASELLRSQAHIWNHTYSFINSMCLKFAIELDIPDLIHRHGQPMTLLELVSMLHIQPTKAHCIHRLMRILVHSGFFELRDLDEAGGQTGYALTCASRLLVKHNPLSVAPYALFALEPISMDLWQNLSAWLRDGEGVHPSTFEMAHGVAAWEFGRRNPEANSLFDEAMASDSCLIAKVVVDTCGGVFEGLSSVVDVGGGTGTMGKAITEAFPHLECMVFDQPHVVEGSVGSERLKFVGGDMFVEIPPADAIFLKWILHDWSDEKCMAILKRCKEAVLGRGKIGKVIMIDIVVGNQTEDHRSTETQLFFDLVMMLAINGKERDEKEWEKLFVDAGFSGYKIVSRLGLRSLIEIYP, encoded by the exons ATGAGTTTGGGTAATGGAGAGGGGGATGCGACTGCTAGCGAGCTCCTCCGATCTCAAGCCCACATATGGAACCACACATATAGCTTCATCAACTCAATGTGCCTAAAGTTTGCCATTGAACTAGACATACCTGACCTAATCCATCGCCATGGCCAACCCATGACCCTCCTTGAACTCGTCTCCATGCTCCATATTCAACCCACCAAAGCTCACTGCATCCATCGCCTCATGCGCATCCTCGTTCACTCCGGCTTCTTCGAACTACGGGACCTTGATGAAGCAGGTGGCCAAACTGGGTATGCGCTCACCTGTGCATCCCGGCTCCTCGTAAAGCACAATCCTTTGAGTGTAGCGCCCTATGCACTTTTCGCACTCGAACCTATCTCGATGGACCTGTGGCAGAATCTGAGCGCGTGGTTGAGGGACGGAGAAGGTGTCCATCCATCAACATTCGAGATGGCGCATGGCGTTGCTGCATGGGAGTTTGGTCGGCGCAATCCTGAGGCCAACAGCTTGTTCGACGAGGCTATGGCGAGCGACTCGTGTCTAATAGCGAAGGTGGTGGTGGATACATGTGGGGGAGTGTTCGAGGGGCTGAGCTCAGTGGTCGACGTTGGAGGTGGGACTGGGACGATGGGCAAGGCCATCACGGAGGCGTTCCCGCACTTGGAGTGCATGGTGTTCGATCAGCCACACGTGGTGGAAGGTTCGGTCGGAAGTGAGAGGTTGAAGTTTGTCGGAGGCGACATGTTTGTGGAGATTCCCCCTGCGGATGCAATCTTTCTCAAG TGGATATTGCACGACTGGAGTGATGAAAAATGCATGGCGATACTAAAGCGATGCAAAGAAGCGGTGTTGGGTCGAGGCAAGATTGGAAAAGTGATTATGATAGATATAGTAGTAGGGAATCAAACAGAAGATCACAGATCCACCGAAACGCAATTGTTCTTTGACCTGGTGATGATGTTGGCCATTAACGGGAAAGAAAGGGATGAAAAGGAATGGGAAAAGCTGTTTGTTGATGCTGGCTTTAGTGGTTACAAGATTGTTTCTCGCCTGGGCCTTCGATCTCTCATTGAGATTTATCCTTGA